A single region of the Pseudomonas granadensis genome encodes:
- the phaC gene encoding class II poly(R)-hydroxyalkanoic acid synthase, which translates to MRDKPATGVVPSPAVFINAQSAITGLRGRDLLSTLRSVAAHGLRNPVHTARHALKLGGQLGRVLLGETVHPTHPNDSRFADPAWSLNPFYRRSLQAYLAWQKQVKSWIDDSDMSPEDRARAQFVFTLLNDAVAPSNTLLNPLAVKELFNSGGHSLVRGLSHLFDDLLHNDGLPRQVTRQAFEVGKTVATTTGSVVFRNEMLELIQYRPMSEKQYAKPLLVVPPQINKYYIFDLSPHNSFVQYALKNGLQTFMISWRNPDVRHREWGLSSYVEAVEEAMNICRAITGAREVNLMGACAGGLTIAALQGHLQAKRQLRRVASATYLVSLLDSQIETPATLFVDEQTLEAAKRRSYQQGVLDGRDMAKVFAWMRPNDLIWSYFVNNYLLGKEPPAFDILYWNNDNTRLPAALHGDLLDFFKHNPLTHPGGLEVCGTPIDLQKVTVDSFSVAGMNDHITPWDAVYRSTLLLGGDKRFVLSNSGHVQSILNPPSNPKANYVENARMSSDPRAWYYDAKRVDGSWWPQWLEWIQQRSGAQHETRMALGNPNYPPMEAAPGTYVRVR; encoded by the coding sequence ATGCGCGACAAACCAGCGACGGGCGTGGTGCCCAGCCCCGCCGTGTTTATCAACGCACAAAGTGCGATCACCGGCCTGCGCGGTCGCGACCTGCTCTCGACCCTGCGCAGCGTCGCCGCCCATGGCCTGCGCAACCCGGTCCACACGGCAAGGCATGCCTTGAAACTGGGCGGCCAACTGGGCCGCGTACTGCTCGGCGAAACCGTGCACCCGACCCATCCGAACGACAGCCGTTTTGCCGATCCGGCGTGGAGCCTCAACCCGTTCTATCGGCGCAGCCTGCAGGCTTATCTGGCCTGGCAGAAGCAGGTCAAGAGCTGGATCGACGACAGCGACATGAGCCCCGAAGACCGCGCCCGCGCGCAATTCGTCTTCACCTTGCTCAACGACGCCGTGGCACCGTCCAACACGCTGCTCAATCCGCTGGCAGTCAAAGAGCTGTTCAATTCCGGCGGCCACAGCCTGGTGCGCGGCCTCAGCCATCTGTTCGACGATCTGCTGCACAACGACGGCCTGCCACGCCAGGTGACACGACAGGCATTCGAAGTCGGCAAGACCGTCGCCACCACCACCGGCTCGGTGGTGTTTCGCAACGAAATGCTCGAACTGATCCAGTACCGGCCCATGAGCGAAAAGCAATACGCCAAGCCGCTGCTGGTGGTGCCACCGCAAATCAACAAGTACTACATTTTCGACCTGAGCCCGCACAACAGCTTCGTCCAGTACGCGCTGAAAAACGGCTTGCAGACCTTCATGATCAGTTGGCGCAACCCGGATGTGCGCCATCGCGAATGGGGCCTGTCGAGCTACGTCGAGGCTGTGGAAGAAGCGATGAACATCTGCCGGGCGATCACCGGCGCCCGCGAGGTCAACCTGATGGGCGCCTGCGCCGGCGGCCTGACCATCGCGGCGCTGCAAGGGCATCTGCAGGCCAAGCGGCAGCTGCGACGTGTCGCCAGCGCGACCTATCTGGTCAGCCTGCTCGACAGCCAGATCGAAACCCCGGCGACGCTGTTCGTCGATGAACAGACCCTCGAAGCGGCCAAGCGGCGTTCGTATCAGCAGGGCGTGCTCGACGGTCGCGACATGGCCAAAGTCTTCGCCTGGATGCGCCCCAACGATTTGATCTGGAGTTACTTCGTCAACAACTACCTGCTGGGCAAGGAGCCGCCCGCCTTCGACATTCTCTACTGGAACAACGACAACACGCGCCTGCCGGCGGCATTGCACGGCGATCTGCTGGATTTCTTCAAGCACAACCCGCTGACCCATCCTGGCGGGCTGGAAGTCTGCGGCACGCCGATCGATTTGCAGAAAGTCACCGTCGACAGTTTCAGCGTGGCCGGCATGAACGACCACATCACGCCGTGGGACGCGGTGTATCGCTCGACCCTGCTGCTGGGCGGCGACAAGCGCTTCGTGCTGTCCAACAGCGGCCACGTACAAAGCATCCTCAACCCGCCGAGCAACCCAAAAGCCAACTACGTCGAAAACGCCCGGATGAGCAGCGACCCGCGCGCCTGGTACTACGACGCCAAACGTGTCGACGGCAGTTGGTGGCCGCAGTGGCTGGAGTGGATTCAACAGCGCTCGGGCGCGCAGCACGAAACCCGCATGGCCCTCGGCAACCCCAACTATCCGCCGATGGAGGCAGCACCCGGTACTTACGTGCGAGTGCGCTGA
- the phaZ gene encoding poly(3-hydroxyalkanoate) depolymerase encodes MPQPFIFRTVDLDGQTLRTAVRPGKPHLTPLLIFNGIGANLELVFPFVAALDPDLEVIAFDVPGVGGSSTPNRPYRFPGLAKLTARMLDYLDYGQVNVIGVSWGGALAQQFAYDYPERCKKLVLAATAAGAVMVPGKPKVLWMMASPRRYIQPSHVIRIAPMIYGGSFRRDPTLAASHAAKVRSAGKLGYYWQLFAGLGWTSIHWLHKIHQPTLVLAGDDDPLIPLINMRVLAWRIPNAQLHIIDDGHLFLITRAEAVAPIIMKFLQEERQRAVMHPHPTPLGG; translated from the coding sequence ATGCCGCAACCGTTCATATTCCGCACCGTCGATCTGGATGGCCAGACCCTCCGCACGGCGGTGCGTCCCGGCAAGCCGCACTTGACGCCGCTGCTGATTTTCAACGGCATCGGCGCCAACCTGGAGCTGGTATTTCCGTTCGTCGCGGCGCTGGACCCGGACCTGGAAGTGATCGCCTTCGACGTTCCCGGAGTCGGCGGTTCCTCGACGCCGAACCGGCCGTATCGCTTTCCCGGGCTGGCCAAGCTGACGGCGCGGATGCTCGACTACCTCGACTACGGTCAGGTCAATGTCATCGGCGTGTCGTGGGGTGGCGCACTGGCGCAGCAGTTCGCCTACGACTATCCCGAGCGCTGCAAGAAGCTGGTACTGGCGGCCACCGCTGCCGGTGCGGTGATGGTGCCGGGCAAACCGAAAGTGCTGTGGATGATGGCCAGTCCGCGGCGCTACATTCAGCCGTCCCACGTCATTCGCATCGCGCCGATGATCTACGGCGGCTCGTTCCGGCGCGACCCGACGCTGGCGGCCAGCCATGCGGCGAAAGTGCGTTCGGCGGGCAAGCTCGGTTACTACTGGCAACTGTTCGCCGGCCTCGGCTGGACCAGCATTCACTGGCTGCACAAGATCCATCAGCCGACGCTGGTGCTGGCCGGCGATGACGACCCGCTGATCCCGTTGATCAACATGCGCGTGCTCGCCTGGCGCATTCCCAATGCGCAGTTGCACATCATCGATGACGGCCATCTGTTCCTGATCACCCGCGCCGAAGCCGTGGCGCCGATCATCATGAAATTCCTCCAGGAGGAACGTCAGCGCGCCGTCATGCACCCGCATCCGACCCCGCTCGGCGGCTGA
- the phaC gene encoding class II poly(R)-hydroxyalkanoic acid synthase codes for MSNKNNDDLKYQASENTLGLNPVVGLRGKDLLASARMVLKQAIKQPIHSVKHVTHFGLELKNVLFGKSELQPAGDDRRFADPAWSQNPLYKRYLQTYLAWRKELHAWIDDSSLTPKDIARGHFVINLMTEAMAPTNTAANPAAVKRFFETGGKSLLDGLSHLAKDLVHNGGMPSQVNMGAFEVGKSLGVTEGAVVFRNDVLELIQYRPITEQVHERPLLVVPPQINKFYVFDLSPDKSLARFCLRNNVPTFIISWRNPTKAQREWGLSTYIEALKEAVDVVTAITGSKDVNMLGACSGGITCTALLGHYAALGENKVNALTLLVSVLDTTLDSDVALFVDEQTLETAKRHSYQAGVLEGKDMAKVFAWMRPNDLIWNYWVNNYLLGNEPPVFDILFWNNDTTRLPAAFHGDLIEMFKNNPLIRPNALEVCGTPIDLKQVTADIFSLAGTNDHITPWKSCYKSAQLFGGKVEFVLSSSGHIQSILNPPGNPKSRYMTSEEMAANADEWQENSTKHTDSWWLHWQAWLAERSGNLKKAPVKLGNKAYPAGEAAPGTYVHER; via the coding sequence ATGAGTAACAAGAATAACGATGACCTGAAGTATCAAGCCTCGGAAAACACCCTGGGGCTTAATCCCGTCGTTGGGCTGCGCGGAAAGGATCTGCTGGCCTCTGCTCGGATGGTGCTGAAACAGGCCATCAAACAACCGATCCATAGTGTCAAACACGTGACCCATTTCGGCCTCGAGCTGAAGAACGTGCTGTTCGGCAAATCCGAACTGCAACCGGCCGGTGACGACCGTCGCTTTGCCGATCCGGCGTGGAGCCAGAACCCGCTCTACAAACGATATCTGCAAACCTATCTGGCCTGGCGCAAGGAACTCCACGCCTGGATCGATGACAGCAGCCTGACTCCCAAAGACATCGCCCGTGGCCATTTTGTCATCAACCTGATGACCGAAGCCATGGCGCCAACCAACACCGCGGCCAACCCGGCAGCGGTCAAGCGTTTCTTCGAAACCGGCGGCAAGAGCCTGCTCGATGGCCTCTCGCATCTGGCCAAGGATCTGGTGCACAACGGCGGCATGCCGAGCCAGGTCAACATGGGTGCGTTCGAGGTCGGCAAGAGCCTCGGCGTGACCGAAGGCGCGGTGGTGTTTCGCAACGATGTGCTGGAGCTGATCCAGTACCGGCCAATCACCGAGCAGGTCCATGAACGGCCCTTGCTGGTGGTGCCGCCGCAGATCAACAAATTCTACGTATTCGATTTGAGCCCGGACAAGAGCCTGGCGCGTTTCTGCCTGCGCAATAACGTGCCGACGTTCATCATCAGTTGGCGCAACCCGACCAAGGCCCAGCGTGAGTGGGGTTTGTCGACCTACATCGAGGCGCTGAAAGAAGCGGTCGACGTGGTCACCGCGATCACCGGCAGCAAAGACGTGAACATGCTCGGCGCCTGCTCCGGCGGCATCACCTGCACCGCCCTGCTCGGCCACTACGCGGCACTCGGCGAGAACAAGGTCAACGCCCTCACCCTGCTGGTCAGCGTGCTCGACACCACCCTGGACAGCGACGTCGCCCTGTTCGTCGATGAGCAGACCCTGGAGACCGCCAAGCGCCACTCCTACCAGGCTGGCGTGCTGGAGGGAAAAGACATGGCCAAGGTCTTCGCCTGGATGCGCCCCAACGACCTGATCTGGAACTACTGGGTCAACAACTACCTGCTCGGCAACGAGCCGCCGGTGTTCGACATTCTGTTCTGGAACAACGACACCACGCGCTTGCCCGCCGCGTTCCACGGTGACCTGATCGAGATGTTCAAAAACAATCCACTGATCCGCCCCAACGCACTGGAAGTGTGCGGCACGCCGATCGACCTCAAGCAGGTCACCGCCGACATCTTCTCGCTGGCCGGCACCAACGACCACATCACCCCGTGGAAGTCCTGCTACAAGTCGGCGCAGCTGTTCGGCGGAAAAGTTGAATTCGTGTTGTCGAGCAGCGGCCATATCCAGAGCATTCTCAATCCGCCGGGCAATCCGAAATCGCGCTACATGACCAGTGAAGAAATGGCCGCCAATGCCGATGAATGGCAAGAGAACTCGACCAAGCACACCGATTCCTGGTGGCTGCATTGGCAGGCGTGGCTGGCCGAGCGCTCGGGCAACCTGAAAAAGGCCCCGGTGAAACTGGGCAACAAGGCGTATCCGGCGGGCGAGGCTGCGCCGGGCACCTACGTTCATGAAAGATAG
- a CDS encoding gamma-butyrobetaine hydroxylase-like domain-containing protein, which yields MIPTDIKLHKASKTLTLTYASGEEFTLPAEFLRVHSPSAEVQGHGKPILQFGKLNVGLSKLEQAGNYALKLTFDDGHDSGLFTWEYLYELGKRQKELWDDYLAELRAAGKTRDPNESFVKLML from the coding sequence ATGATTCCTACCGACATCAAACTGCACAAAGCCTCGAAAACCCTGACGCTGACCTACGCGTCCGGCGAAGAATTCACCCTGCCCGCAGAATTTCTGCGCGTGCATTCCCCCTCCGCCGAGGTCCAGGGCCACGGCAAACCGATCCTGCAATTCGGCAAGCTCAACGTTGGCTTGAGCAAACTGGAACAGGCCGGCAACTACGCACTGAAACTGACCTTCGATGACGGTCATGACAGCGGTTTGTTCACTTGGGAATACCTCTACGAACTTGGCAAACGCCAGAAAGAACTCTGGGACGATTATCTCGCCGAGTTGCGTGCCGCCGGAAAAACCCGCGATCCGAACGAGTCGTTCGTCAAGCTGATGCTCTAG